One Desulfatiglans anilini DSM 4660 DNA segment encodes these proteins:
- a CDS encoding A24 family peptidase, which yields MDHLANSPIIIHLCMTVILLIAAIYDYRIHKVPNLITFGTMVAGLSFHFIINGLDGLLFSVGGLGAGIGLFLLPYLMGVMGAGDTKLLGAIGAVLGAKSVVLVTLFTAVCGGIYAVILLAVKRDYARKALPSYATTLKTFFYTRQFSSAQSPSNAPKPKLFYGIAIAAGTFIFMLSEVTGYRLISW from the coding sequence ATGGACCACTTAGCAAATTCTCCCATAATAATTCACTTGTGTATGACTGTAATTTTGCTAATTGCTGCCATCTATGATTACCGAATTCATAAAGTGCCCAATCTCATTACATTTGGAACCATGGTTGCGGGGTTGTCTTTTCACTTTATAATTAATGGGTTAGATGGACTGCTTTTCAGCGTCGGTGGATTGGGTGCCGGAATTGGTCTGTTTCTCTTGCCCTACCTAATGGGTGTCATGGGGGCGGGTGACACCAAACTTCTGGGTGCGATCGGAGCGGTACTCGGCGCAAAGAGCGTCGTCCTGGTAACTCTGTTTACAGCTGTTTGCGGTGGGATTTACGCCGTTATTCTCCTGGCCGTCAAACGAGATTATGCCCGAAAAGCCCTTCCAAGCTATGCGACGACACTCAAAACTTTTTTTTACACCCGGCAGTTCAGCTCCGCTCAATCCCCAAGCAACGCACCGAAACCCAAGCTGTTTTACGGGATTGCGATTGCAGCGGGGACTTTTATTTTTATGCTGTCCGAAGTCACGGGCTACCGTCTGATCTCATGGTGA
- a CDS encoding Flp family type IVb pilin, whose amino-acid sequence MSRLWSFLKDEEGVTAIEYGLIAALVAVGIIVALGALGDSLTGIFGDVSTALDTAG is encoded by the coding sequence ATGTCGAGATTATGGAGTTTCTTGAAGGATGAAGAGGGTGTGACGGCTATCGAGTACGGCTTGATCGCGGCATTGGTAGCGGTTGGTATAATTGTTGCTTTAGGAGCACTAGGTGACAGTTTAACTGGCATATTCGGCGATGTTTCCACTGCACTTGACACCGCAGGTTAG